A stretch of Terriglobia bacterium DNA encodes these proteins:
- a CDS encoding AIPR family protein produces the protein MFHRKPHRYRPTRDFDKDNHYARRRNSRQNYQTTNYQNGVEIASLRATDTLQRNIEHFLGDKGWYYDRRKNHYKNQGVQLIKSFQFRMLGRLSEL, from the coding sequence ATATTTCATAGAAAGCCGCATAGATACCGACCAACGCGCGATTTTGATAAAGATAATCATTATGCAAGACGAAGAAATTCGCGACAAAATTATCAAACTACGAATTATCAAAATGGCGTCGAGATAGCGTCGTTACGCGCTACGGACACGCTTCAAAGGAATATCGAGCATTTTCTTGGTGACAAAGGCTGGTACTACGACAGGAGAAAAAATCACTACAAAAATCAAGGTGTCCAGCTGATAAAATCGTTTCAATTTCGTATGTTGGGTCGGCTGTCCGAGCTCTAG
- a CDS encoding DUF6526 family protein — protein sequence MSNKPQSYASHAKFDPAFHFFVLPVLLINIFVVGFLLLGHPGIGGVWLLLVSLALFVLAARLRNWATHLQDRVIRMEERIRLAAILPEPLRSRIAELSDSQIVGLRFASDAELPALFQRAIDEKLSRSDIKKAITDSRPDYSRI from the coding sequence ATGTCCAATAAACCGCAATCGTATGCCAGCCATGCCAAGTTCGATCCGGCTTTTCATTTTTTTGTTCTGCCGGTGCTGCTGATCAACATTTTCGTTGTTGGCTTTCTTCTGTTGGGTCATCCCGGAATCGGCGGTGTATGGCTGCTGCTTGTCTCGCTGGCCTTATTTGTACTTGCCGCGCGCTTGCGCAACTGGGCCACGCACCTTCAGGACCGTGTGATTCGCATGGAAGAGCGTATTCGCCTGGCCGCCATCCTGCCCGAGCCTTTACGCTCGCGTATCGCAGAACTCTCGGATTCGCAGATCGTGGGGCTGCGCTTTGCCTCGGACGCGGAACTGCCCGCTCTCTTCCAGCGCGCGATCGATGAAAAACTGAGTCGCTCCGACATCAAAAAAGCCATCACGGACTCGCGTCCGGATTATTCGCGCATCTGA